One window of the Leucobacter komagatae genome contains the following:
- a CDS encoding SulP family inorganic anion transporter has product MATPAEPPATRALSSGAPTTLQALRSPRLLLREALAGLVVALALIPEAIAFSVIAGVDPKVGLFSSFVMAVSIAFLGGRPAMITAATGAVALVIAPVMRDYGFDYFIATVLLAGALQIVLAVLGVAKLMRFIPRSVMVGFVNALALLVFGAQIPELIGVPWAVYPLVAAGILIMVLMPKITRAVPAPLVSVILITAAAVTFAINVPTVGDKGDLPASLPEFFFPSVPLTWETLSIIGPFALGMALVGLMESLLTAKLVDDITDTPSNKTRETWAQGVANMLAGMFGGMGGCAVVGQTMINVKVSGARTRISTFLAGAFLLILILVLGDLVSLIPMAALVAVMIMVSVAAFDWHSIAPSTLRRLPKSETFVMVATVAVVLATHNLAIGVIAGVVVAAVLFVRRVAHVVAVERVPSEGAVTYRVTGELFFASSNDLTTMFDYTGDPARVIVDMTDAHVWDASSVAALDAITTKYARRGTTVELVGMNAATRTLHERLSGGLGVE; this is encoded by the coding sequence ATGGCCACGCCAGCCGAGCCCCCCGCTACCCGCGCGCTCTCGAGCGGGGCGCCGACGACCCTCCAGGCGCTGCGCTCCCCCAGGCTCCTCCTCCGCGAGGCCCTCGCGGGTCTCGTTGTCGCGCTCGCGCTGATCCCTGAGGCGATCGCATTCTCAGTCATCGCTGGAGTTGACCCGAAGGTCGGGCTGTTCTCTTCCTTCGTGATGGCGGTCTCGATCGCGTTTCTCGGCGGCAGGCCCGCGATGATTACCGCGGCAACCGGTGCCGTCGCTCTCGTCATCGCCCCGGTCATGCGCGACTACGGCTTCGACTACTTCATCGCCACGGTCCTCCTCGCGGGCGCCCTGCAGATCGTGCTCGCCGTGCTCGGCGTCGCAAAGCTCATGCGGTTCATCCCGCGCAGCGTCATGGTCGGCTTCGTGAACGCACTCGCGCTACTCGTCTTTGGCGCCCAGATTCCCGAGCTCATCGGGGTCCCATGGGCCGTCTACCCGCTGGTGGCCGCCGGGATCCTCATTATGGTCCTCATGCCGAAGATCACGAGGGCAGTGCCGGCGCCGCTCGTGTCCGTGATCCTGATCACCGCTGCCGCCGTCACGTTCGCAATCAACGTGCCGACGGTCGGCGACAAGGGCGACCTTCCCGCCAGCCTCCCCGAGTTCTTCTTCCCGAGCGTTCCGCTCACCTGGGAGACCCTCAGCATCATCGGGCCGTTCGCCCTCGGGATGGCGCTCGTCGGCCTCATGGAATCACTGCTCACCGCAAAGCTCGTCGACGACATCACCGATACCCCCTCGAACAAGACGCGGGAGACCTGGGCGCAGGGCGTCGCGAATATGCTCGCGGGAATGTTTGGCGGGATGGGCGGCTGCGCGGTTGTCGGCCAGACCATGATCAACGTCAAGGTGTCTGGCGCCCGCACCCGCATCTCGACGTTCCTTGCTGGCGCGTTCCTGCTGATCCTGATCCTCGTTCTTGGCGACCTTGTGTCGCTGATCCCGATGGCGGCGCTCGTTGCCGTGATGATTATGGTGTCGGTTGCCGCGTTCGATTGGCATTCGATCGCGCCGAGCACACTCCGGCGGCTCCCGAAGAGCGAGACGTTCGTGATGGTGGCGACGGTTGCCGTCGTGCTTGCAACGCACAACCTCGCGATCGGCGTCATCGCCGGCGTGGTCGTCGCGGCGGTACTGTTCGTGCGCCGGGTAGCGCACGTCGTCGCCGTCGAGCGGGTGCCCAGCGAGGGGGCGGTAACCTACCGCGTCACCGGCGAGCTCTTCTTCGCATCGAGCAACGACCTCACAACAATGTTTGACTACACCGGCGACCCGGCCCGCGTCATCGTCGACATGACAGACGCACACGTCTGGGACGCGTCATCGGTTGCCGCGCTCGACGCGATCACGACGAAGTACGCGCGGCGCGGCACCACCGTCGAACTTGTCGGCATGAATGCGGCGACGCGCACCCTGCACGAGCGCCTCTCGGGTGGGCTCGGGGTGGAGTAG
- the trxA gene encoding thioredoxin produces MSTVEITKDNLEQTISAGGIVLLDFWAAWCGPCRSFAPVFETASEENSDIVFGKIDTEAEQELAGMFGITSIPTIMAFRDGINVFAQAGALPAPTLTQLIDAVRGLDMDEVRTQLAQAENAAAAGNESAAE; encoded by the coding sequence ATGAGCACAGTAGAGATCACCAAGGACAACCTCGAGCAGACGATTTCGGCGGGCGGCATCGTGCTGCTCGATTTCTGGGCGGCCTGGTGCGGCCCGTGCCGGTCGTTCGCTCCCGTCTTCGAGACCGCGTCAGAAGAGAACAGCGACATCGTGTTTGGCAAGATCGACACGGAGGCCGAGCAAGAGCTCGCGGGGATGTTCGGCATCACCTCGATCCCGACGATCATGGCGTTCCGCGACGGCATCAACGTCTTTGCCCAGGCGGGCGCCCTCCCCGCGCCGACGCTCACGCAGCTCATCGACGCGGTTCGCGGGCTCGATATGGACGAGGTGCGCACCCAGCTCGCGCAGGCCGAGAACGCAGCGGCCGCCGGAAACGAGTCGGCCGCCGAGTAG
- a CDS encoding metal ABC transporter permease: protein MNLVDFFLEPLSYDFMTRALATTLIASIVCAVLSCWLVLIGWSLMGDAVSHAVLPGVVLAYIAGAPFALGAVLFGFLAVALIGAVRDTSRVKEDAAIGIVFTTLFALGLVLISVTPSQTDLNHIIFGNLLGVSQGELVQIVILGAITFAVLIAKRRDFTLFAFDPTHAHAIGLNPRLLGATLLGLLALTSVVALQAVGVVLVVAMLIIPGATAYLLTDRFSRMLIIAPAISALCAVVGLYFSYYLDAASGGMVVLAQGAVFALVYLFSPRHGLIGTRLLARRRRRGLGMEPSAAADAAAGVDVGAGAADAALPAVSAAGAARGAIQN, encoded by the coding sequence GTGAACCTCGTCGATTTCTTCCTCGAACCCCTGAGCTACGACTTCATGACGCGCGCGCTCGCGACGACGCTCATCGCATCGATCGTCTGCGCGGTCCTGTCGTGCTGGCTCGTCCTCATCGGGTGGTCACTCATGGGCGACGCCGTGTCGCACGCCGTCTTGCCCGGCGTTGTGCTCGCCTACATCGCGGGGGCGCCGTTCGCGCTCGGCGCGGTGCTCTTCGGGTTCCTCGCCGTTGCGCTGATCGGGGCCGTTCGCGACACGAGCAGGGTGAAGGAGGATGCGGCGATCGGGATCGTGTTCACCACCCTCTTCGCCCTCGGGCTCGTGCTCATCTCCGTCACTCCCTCGCAGACCGACCTGAATCACATCATCTTTGGCAACCTGCTCGGCGTCTCGCAGGGCGAGCTCGTGCAGATCGTGATCCTTGGCGCGATCACCTTCGCCGTGCTCATCGCGAAGCGTCGCGACTTCACTCTGTTCGCGTTCGACCCGACCCACGCGCACGCGATCGGACTGAACCCGCGCCTGCTCGGCGCCACCCTGCTCGGGCTGCTTGCGCTCACATCGGTCGTCGCGCTGCAGGCCGTCGGCGTGGTGCTCGTTGTCGCGATGCTCATCATCCCGGGCGCGACGGCGTACTTGCTCACCGACAGGTTTTCTCGCATGCTCATCATCGCCCCCGCGATCTCAGCGCTCTGCGCCGTCGTCGGGCTGTACTTCAGCTACTACCTCGACGCGGCCTCGGGCGGCATGGTCGTGCTCGCGCAGGGAGCCGTGTTCGCGCTCGTCTACCTGTTCAGCCCGCGGCACGGTCTCATCGGCACACGACTGCTCGCGCGGCGCAGGCGGCGCGGGCTTGGGATGGAGCCGAGTGCGGCTGCCGATGCCGCAGCCGGTGTCGATGTGGGTGCCGGTGCCGCCGATGCCGCTCTCCCCGCCGTTTCGGCAGCGGGTGCAGCGCGGGGCGCGATCCAGAACTAA
- a CDS encoding metal ABC transporter ATP-binding protein: MSAPAILVDDVTVHYGEVLALNGASLTLERGRVCGLVGMNGSGKSTLFKTIMGMVRPDRGSVLINGQSPARVRKTGTVGYVPQSEDVDWGFPLSVRDVVMTGRYGKMGLTRRPRAEDHRAVDHALERVELTEYADRQIGQLSGGQKKRTFVARGIAQGATTLLLDEPFAGVDKRSEATITRLLRELADEGATVLVSTHDLHALPSLADEAILLMRRVLMHGPPEEVLRPENLAMAFGLDVLDRSETK, translated from the coding sequence GTGAGCGCCCCGGCGATCCTGGTCGACGACGTCACCGTGCACTACGGTGAGGTGCTCGCCCTGAACGGTGCGTCGCTCACGCTCGAGCGCGGCCGCGTCTGCGGGCTCGTCGGCATGAACGGCTCGGGCAAGTCGACACTCTTCAAGACCATCATGGGGATGGTCCGCCCTGATCGGGGTTCGGTGCTCATCAACGGCCAAAGCCCCGCTCGGGTGCGCAAGACGGGCACGGTCGGGTACGTGCCGCAGAGCGAGGACGTCGACTGGGGGTTTCCGCTCTCGGTGCGCGACGTGGTCATGACGGGTCGCTACGGGAAGATGGGACTCACGCGCAGGCCGCGGGCGGAAGATCATCGCGCGGTCGACCACGCGCTCGAGCGGGTCGAGCTCACGGAGTACGCGGATCGGCAGATCGGCCAGCTCTCCGGCGGGCAGAAGAAGCGCACGTTCGTTGCGCGCGGGATTGCACAGGGCGCTACAACGCTGCTGCTCGACGAGCCGTTTGCCGGCGTCGATAAGCGCTCCGAAGCGACGATCACGCGCCTGCTGCGCGAACTCGCGGACGAGGGCGCGACCGTGCTCGTCTCGACCCACGACCTGCACGCGCTGCCGAGCCTCGCAGACGAGGCGATCCTGCTCATGCGCCGCGTGCTCATGCACGGCCCGCCCGAAGAGGTGCTGCGCCCAGAAAACCTCGCCATGGCCTTCGGCCTCGACGTCCTCGATCGGAGCGAAACCAAGTGA
- a CDS encoding metal ABC transporter substrate-binding protein yields the protein MPFSTRPSVRATLAAAAVSTAATFLLAGCASPTTGASGASGTSSNPTGEADDRPVVLTTFTVLADIAENVAGEHLRVESITKVGAEIHGYEPTPGDIRKASEADLILDNGMGLEAWFEQFVSDLDVPHAVVSEGIEAIDIREDAYSGMPNPHAWMSPLNVQIYVDNMADAFVDIDPENESDYRANAEAYKQTLQTVQDELVASLDVLPNNERALVSCEGAFSYLARDAGLTEKYIWAVNAEQQATPKQIASAIEFVRENNVPAVFCESTVSDAPMRQVEEATDAVLGDVLYVDSLSEPDGPVPTYLDLIRHDADAIVAALSGARK from the coding sequence ATGCCATTCAGCACTCGCCCATCCGTGCGTGCCACCCTCGCAGCCGCTGCGGTGTCGACGGCCGCCACGTTCCTGCTCGCTGGCTGCGCGAGCCCGACCACGGGCGCTAGCGGCGCCAGCGGCACCAGCAGCAACCCAACCGGCGAAGCCGACGATCGCCCCGTCGTACTCACGACGTTCACAGTGCTTGCCGACATCGCCGAAAACGTCGCGGGGGAGCACCTGCGCGTCGAGTCGATCACCAAGGTGGGCGCCGAGATCCACGGCTACGAGCCAACTCCGGGCGACATCCGCAAGGCAAGCGAGGCCGACCTCATCCTTGACAACGGGATGGGGCTCGAAGCCTGGTTCGAGCAGTTCGTGAGCGACCTCGACGTGCCCCACGCCGTGGTGAGTGAGGGCATCGAAGCGATCGACATCCGCGAGGACGCCTACAGTGGCATGCCGAACCCCCATGCCTGGATGAGCCCGCTGAACGTGCAGATCTACGTCGACAACATGGCCGACGCTTTCGTCGACATCGACCCCGAGAACGAGAGCGACTACCGGGCCAACGCCGAGGCTTACAAGCAGACGTTGCAAACCGTGCAGGACGAGCTCGTCGCCTCGCTCGATGTGCTGCCCAACAACGAGCGGGCGCTCGTGAGCTGCGAGGGTGCGTTCTCGTACCTTGCGCGCGACGCGGGCCTCACGGAGAAGTACATCTGGGCCGTGAACGCCGAGCAGCAGGCGACACCGAAGCAGATCGCGTCGGCGATCGAGTTCGTGCGCGAGAACAACGTTCCCGCCGTGTTCTGCGAGTCGACCGTGTCTGATGCGCCCATGCGGCAGGTGGAGGAAGCGACCGACGCGGTACTCGGCGACGTGCTCTACGTCGATTCCCTGTCCGAGCCTGACGGTCCCGTACCCACGTACCTCGATCTCATCAGGCACGACGCGGATGCAATCGTCGCGGCGCTCTCGGGGGCGCGCAAGTGA
- a CDS encoding HTTM domain-containing protein, which produces MNWFLESRHATYGLALLRIGLGASTVAILALYLPNFSYTFGHGSQWGAAMFRDSSVHSYFWPITALFSRTDPDPLILAKIIVLMAVAAAYALGWRMRVVSPLFVALWLGFTTLDPVVTNTGHYQTFRLFIIFLLFADTSYRWSLDARRRAKREARRGVAARPLGFGRWRVPEWFPVLSNNVAVVLIGYQLCVIYVTSALWKLQGATWVSGVASYYPLQVEELTLVPWLNHLAWQVTPAVFIASWLSVYGQLLFPVLLLNRWSRIVGLVLVTGMHASIAILLALPWFSLMMILGDMIFIRDRTWRRAADWVNQRVRKAPVPIVGEGEAEATGKPQSEPSPGPVLTGA; this is translated from the coding sequence ATGAACTGGTTCCTTGAGAGTAGACACGCGACTTACGGCCTCGCCCTGCTGCGCATCGGACTCGGTGCTTCGACGGTCGCAATTCTTGCTCTGTACCTGCCGAACTTTTCATACACCTTCGGGCACGGGTCGCAGTGGGGGGCTGCGATGTTCCGCGACTCGTCGGTGCATTCGTACTTCTGGCCAATCACGGCGCTCTTCTCCCGCACCGATCCAGACCCGCTCATTCTCGCCAAAATCATCGTGCTGATGGCAGTCGCGGCAGCCTACGCGCTGGGCTGGCGGATGCGGGTCGTGTCGCCGCTATTTGTTGCGCTCTGGCTGGGGTTCACGACGCTTGACCCGGTAGTGACGAACACCGGGCACTACCAGACCTTCCGGCTCTTCATCATCTTCTTGTTGTTCGCCGACACCTCGTACCGCTGGTCACTTGACGCTCGTCGCCGCGCGAAACGCGAGGCCCGCCGGGGCGTGGCAGCGCGGCCTCTGGGCTTCGGTAGGTGGCGCGTACCGGAGTGGTTCCCGGTGCTGAGCAACAACGTCGCGGTTGTGCTGATCGGGTATCAGCTCTGCGTCATCTATGTCACGAGTGCGCTCTGGAAGTTGCAGGGCGCAACCTGGGTGTCGGGCGTTGCCTCGTACTATCCGCTGCAGGTCGAAGAACTCACTCTGGTGCCGTGGCTCAACCACCTTGCCTGGCAGGTTACGCCCGCCGTGTTTATCGCCTCATGGCTCAGCGTTTACGGTCAGCTGCTGTTCCCCGTGCTGCTGCTCAATCGCTGGAGCCGGATCGTCGGTCTGGTGCTCGTCACGGGGATGCATGCGTCAATCGCGATCCTCCTCGCGTTGCCGTGGTTCTCGCTCATGATGATCCTCGGCGACATGATCTTCATTCGCGACCGTACTTGGCGTCGCGCCGCCGACTGGGTAAACCAGCGCGTGAGGAAGGCGCCCGTCCCGATAGTAGGGGAAGGGGAAGCCGAGGCCACCGGAAAGCCTCAATCGGAGCCAAGCCCCGGGCCCGTTCTGACAGGCGCATAG
- a CDS encoding DUF5819 family protein has protein sequence MSSAQRKKLPKSARVVAIGAVALLAVHMFFTAVYNTPYSDLKYQVLPGATADQYVRPYLVQDYKIFAPDPVDTDRQLWVRAWVELEDGERVRSEWVNASAVELAEPYRRTLRKQLSVVGAERLMTSYRGLSEAQQRVAAENHLAGEELYGLRDALVAADDSNSAEVRSFIRATNYTASYATQVAHAMWGDKGEVKAVQVRAVYDPVVRWTDRHDPEAKRPPSKYTDMGWVPAMEWPGQDREAFARSFQAWADKAGVEAELEAAATIDEAEGE, from the coding sequence GTGAGCTCAGCGCAACGTAAGAAGCTCCCCAAATCGGCGCGAGTCGTTGCCATCGGGGCTGTTGCTTTGTTGGCCGTTCACATGTTCTTCACGGCGGTCTACAACACGCCTTATTCTGACCTCAAGTATCAAGTCTTACCCGGGGCGACCGCAGATCAGTATGTGCGCCCCTACCTCGTGCAGGACTACAAGATCTTTGCCCCTGACCCGGTCGACACCGATCGCCAGCTGTGGGTTCGAGCATGGGTCGAATTGGAAGATGGCGAACGCGTCCGGTCAGAGTGGGTGAATGCTTCAGCGGTGGAGCTTGCAGAGCCGTACCGCCGCACACTGCGGAAACAGCTCTCAGTTGTCGGAGCAGAGCGTCTGATGACGAGCTACCGGGGCCTGAGCGAGGCGCAGCAGCGTGTCGCGGCGGAGAACCACCTCGCCGGAGAAGAACTGTACGGTCTTCGGGATGCGCTGGTGGCTGCTGATGATTCGAACAGCGCTGAAGTTCGGTCGTTCATTCGTGCGACAAACTATACGGCCTCGTACGCGACTCAGGTTGCCCACGCGATGTGGGGCGACAAGGGGGAGGTCAAGGCCGTGCAGGTGCGGGCGGTCTATGACCCAGTAGTTCGTTGGACTGACCGTCACGACCCTGAGGCCAAGCGGCCGCCAAGCAAATATACGGACATGGGTTGGGTGCCGGCTATGGAGTGGCCCGGGCAGGACAGGGAAGCGTTCGCGCGGAGCTTTCAGGCCTGGGCTGACAAGGCAGGTGTGGAAGCGGAACTCGAGGCCGCAGCCACCATCGACGAAGCGGAGGGGGAATGA
- a CDS encoding choice-of-anchor G family protein, translated as MELRQPVGRGPSRARPVAILTAAAMVAGPAIFGSTAAFADDYTTAADSAAHGHWLALEGLGIDVVGAAYTKSEFPATAGPVSDPLNVSVLNGLGSINLGTLALPLIKPSSSAPGLLELGNLGAIASYSASPSSTKSVASSGLINSDGSLNIDVANSGEYGFAKLDASQLLSQLLGDQVRNALLDEASIQIGALGSQATSDAGAVGSEYMLTDLKLDVHSPAVGGVVNTVNTTLGTALQPIQDLLGPGGGIESILGGLVRTIGALPLVNASLNDASIDTAPLLDTVRQKLLQEPLANTDNSVIVDLSTGAIRVDLASLVVDRSGATSLSTLPANTEVLHGDTVNAILDGVTDALTGNGPNSAVSKIVDTVTEGLYSVNLNVSVQVSIPLVVNAPVTIRGTLGGFTGAAGHTAPVIDVSQIRIAGVSVGTVVQPIADALSGVVTSIGGVLNGVLDGVIDNLQPLVHGAVSPVVSSVLTDGLGPVLRNVANITINHQPTMAPFNESGGDLGPGSFTVRALNVSLLPNVGTNGAVALQLGSSTVKALAEEPGTEPGTDPGVDPGADPGTDPGTDPGTDPGTDPGVDPGTDPGTDPGTDPGTDPGTDPVADPGTDPGTDPGTDPGTDPGTDPGTDPGTDPGADPGTDPGTDPGTDPGTDPGTDPGTDPGADPGTDPGTDPGVDPGTDPGTEPGTDPGTDPGTDPGTDPGTDPGADPGTDPGTDPGTDPGTDPGTDPGTDPGTEPGTDPGADPGTDPGTDPGADPGTDPGVDPGTDPGTDPGTEPGTEPGTDPGTDPGTDPGVDPGTDPGTDPGTDPGTDPGTDPGTDPGTDPGTDPGTDPGTDPGTDPGTDPGTDPGTDPGADPGVDPGTDPGTDPGTDPGTDPGTDPGTDPGTDPGADPGVDPGTDPGTDPGTDPGTDPGTDPGTDPGTDPGADPGVDPGTDPGTDPGTDPGTDPGTDPGTDPGTDPGVDPGTDPGTDPGTDPGTDPGADPGTDPGTDPGADPGTDPGSDPGEDPRVDPGTDPGTDPGTDPGTDPGTDPGTDPGTDPGTDPGTDPGTDPGTDPGTDPGTDPGTDPGTDPGADPGADPAVDPGSDPGNQPGGKPGVKPGVNGKGHPLSATGGADMLGFGILTAVLLAAGITLTLTSRARARGNVPSSEA; from the coding sequence ATGGAACTCAGACAACCAGTCGGGAGGGGGCCGTCGCGAGCGCGACCGGTCGCGATCCTCACGGCCGCCGCAATGGTGGCCGGACCGGCAATATTTGGAAGTACGGCGGCCTTCGCCGATGACTACACGACGGCTGCGGACTCTGCGGCGCACGGTCACTGGCTCGCGCTCGAGGGCCTGGGCATTGACGTCGTTGGAGCGGCCTACACAAAGTCGGAGTTTCCGGCCACAGCTGGCCCAGTCTCCGACCCGCTCAACGTAAGCGTGCTGAACGGGCTTGGGAGCATCAACCTCGGAACGCTTGCGCTCCCGCTGATCAAGCCATCGTCATCAGCCCCTGGGCTCCTTGAACTTGGAAACCTCGGTGCGATTGCGAGCTACAGCGCTTCACCAAGCTCGACGAAGTCTGTCGCGTCATCGGGTCTCATCAACTCCGATGGTTCGCTGAACATTGACGTGGCGAACAGTGGCGAGTATGGTTTCGCCAAGCTTGACGCGAGCCAGCTGCTCAGCCAGCTGCTCGGCGATCAGGTGCGAAATGCGCTGCTTGATGAAGCCTCCATCCAGATCGGAGCCTTGGGGTCACAGGCAACCTCAGACGCCGGCGCAGTCGGTAGCGAGTACATGCTGACCGACCTCAAGCTCGATGTGCACAGTCCGGCTGTCGGCGGAGTCGTGAACACGGTGAACACCACCCTCGGTACTGCTCTTCAGCCGATTCAGGATCTGCTCGGTCCGGGCGGTGGGATCGAATCGATTCTGGGTGGTCTCGTGCGGACCATCGGGGCCCTCCCGCTGGTCAACGCGTCTCTGAACGATGCTTCTATTGACACAGCCCCACTGCTTGATACTGTCCGACAGAAGCTCCTCCAGGAGCCCCTCGCGAACACTGACAACAGTGTCATCGTTGACCTGAGCACGGGAGCAATCAGGGTCGACCTCGCCTCTCTTGTCGTGGATCGAAGCGGGGCAACAAGCCTCAGCACGCTGCCGGCAAACACTGAGGTGCTTCACGGCGATACTGTAAATGCAATCCTTGACGGTGTGACCGACGCACTCACAGGCAACGGGCCAAACTCTGCAGTGTCTAAGATTGTTGACACGGTAACTGAGGGGCTCTACAGCGTTAATCTCAACGTCTCAGTCCAGGTGAGCATTCCTCTTGTAGTTAACGCTCCGGTCACTATTCGGGGCACACTTGGTGGTTTTACTGGCGCAGCAGGTCACACGGCCCCTGTCATCGACGTGAGCCAAATCCGCATTGCTGGGGTGTCCGTTGGGACCGTCGTTCAGCCCATCGCTGATGCGTTGTCTGGGGTTGTGACGAGCATCGGCGGTGTCCTGAATGGCGTGCTTGATGGGGTTATCGACAATCTGCAGCCGTTGGTGCACGGTGCTGTTTCGCCTGTGGTCAGCAGTGTTCTCACTGATGGACTAGGCCCCGTGCTCCGAAACGTCGCGAACATCACGATCAACCACCAGCCGACCATGGCGCCCTTTAACGAAAGTGGCGGCGATCTCGGGCCTGGCTCGTTCACCGTTCGCGCATTGAATGTGAGTCTCTTGCCAAACGTTGGCACAAATGGTGCAGTTGCGCTTCAGCTTGGTTCGTCCACGGTGAAGGCGCTGGCAGAGGAGCCGGGTACTGAGCCCGGCACAGATCCCGGTGTCGACCCGGGTGCAGACCCTGGTACTGATCCGGGTACGGACCCTGGCACTGATCCGGGCACCGATCCTGGTGTAGATCCGGGTACCGATCCGGGTACTGACCCGGGTACTGATCCGGGCACGGACCCTGGTACTGATCCGGTAGCGGATCCTGGCACTGATCCGGGTACCGATCCGGGAACGGATCCGGGCACCGATCCCGGTACTGACCCGGGTACTGATCCGGGCACGGACCCTGGTGCTGATCCGGGTACGGACCCTGGTACTGATCCGGGCACGGACCCGGGTACCGATCCGGGTACTGATCCGGGCACGGACCCTGGTGCTGATCCGGGCACGGACCCCGGTACTGATCCGGGTGTAGATCCGGGTACGGACCCCGGTACTGAACCGGGCACGGACCCGGGTACCGATCCGGGTACTGATCCGGGCACGGACCCTGGTACTGATCCGGGTGCAGATCCGGGCACAGACCCTGGTACTGATCCGGGCACCGATCCGGGCACGGACCCCGGTACTGATCCGGGCACGGACCCTGGTACTGAACCGGGCACGGACCCGGGTGCAGATCCGGGCACAGACCCTGGTACTGATCCGGGCGCCGATCCTGGCACCGATCCTGGTGTAGATCCGGGTACCGACCCGGGCACTGATCCCGGTACTGAACCGGGCACTGAACCGGGTACGGACCCTGGTACTGATCCGGGCACGGACCCGGGTGTAGATCCGGGTACTGACCCGGGCACCGATCCGGGTACTGATCCGGGCACGGACCCTGGTACTGATCCGGGCACGGACCCGGGCACGGACCCTGGTACTGATCCGGGCACGGACCCGGGCACGGACCCTGGTACTGATCCGGGCACCGATCCGGGTACTGATCCGGGTACGGACCCCGGTGCCGATCCTGGTGTAGACCCAGGCACCGATCCGGGTACGGACCCGGGCACCGATCCGGGTACTGATCCGGGCACCGATCCGGGTACTGATCCGGGTACGGACCCCGGTGCCGATCCTGGTGTAGACCCAGGCACCGATCCGGGTACGGACCCGGGCACCGATCCGGGTACTGATCCGGGCACCGATCCGGGTACTGATCCGGGTACGGACCCCGGTGCCGATCCTGGTGTAGACCCAGGCACCGATCCTGGTACGGACCCGGGCACCGATCCGGGTACTGATCCGGGCACCGATCCGGGTACGGATCCGGGCACCGATCCCGGTGTAGATCCGGGTACTGATCCGGGCACCGATCCTGGTACGGACCCGGGCACCGATCCGGGTGCGGACCCCGGTACCGATCCTGGTACTGATCCGGGCGCCGATCCTGGCACCGATCCAGGTAGCGACCCCGGCGAAGACCCAAGGGTTGATCCGGGCACCGACCCAGGTACCGATCCGGGCACCGACCCAGGTACCGATCCGGGTACGGATCCGGGCACCGACCCAGGTACCGATCCGGGCACTGATCCGGGTACGGATCCGGGCACCGACCCAGGTACGGATCCTGGTACCGACCCTGGTACCGACCCAGGTACCGATCCGGGCACTGATCCGGGTGCTGACCCAGGGGCAGACCCAGCTGTTGATCCGGGTTCCGATCCGGGCAACCAGCCTGGCGGTAAGCCAGGCGTGAAGCCCGGGGTAAACGGTAAGGGACACCCGCTGTCCGCTACCGGTGGGGCCGACATGCTCGGCTTCGGAATCCTCACGGCGGTGCTGTTGGCAGCAGGCATCACACTGACACTGACTTCGCGGGCGAGGGCCCGTGGAAACGTGCCAAGCAGTGAAGCCTAA